CGCCACGCCCAGCTGCGTGGGCTGGATGCGGTCCGGCGGCGTCTCGATGGTGAAGTCCACCCCCTGCTGCATCAGCCGCTCCACCAGCTGCCGCTCCTGCAGGGCCCGCTGCATCTGGTTCCCCTTGTCGGGGTAGCGGCGCGCCTCGCTGAAGGTGTTGATGAAGGTGTTGAAGCCCTCGTCCTGCCACATGTGCACGCGCTCGTTGGAGCCCACGATCATCGGGAACCACATGTGCCCGATCTCGTGCGTGACCACGTTGTACAGGTCGTACACGTCGTCGCTGTGCGCCTCCATGGCCACCATCGGGTACTCCATCCCGCTGATGGGCCCCTCGACCGCGCTGATCTGTGGCCACGGGTACGGGAACCAGCGCTCCGAGTACTCCATGATCGACATGCGCGACTGGTCGGCGGCGTCGCGCCAGGGATCGACCGCCGTGGGCCGGTAGTAGGCCATGGCCAGCTTGCCGTTCCAGCCGCTGGCGTCCCACAGGTAGTCGGGGCTGGCGGCCCACACCGCGTCGCGCACGCTGTCGGCGTGGAAGTGCCAGGTGAGCGTGCCCGTGCGCCGCGGGCGGGCGGCGCCGCTGCGCAGCTCGTCGAGCGTGACGATGTGCACCGGCGTGGCGCTGGTGCGCGCCTGCGCCAGCCGCGAGATCTGCGCGGGCGTCATCACCTCGGCCTGGTTCTGCACCAGCCCGGTGCCCGCCACGATGTAGCCGGCCGGGACGGTGAGATACAGGTCGTAGTTGCCGTACTCCAGGTAGAACTCGCCCTGGCCCAGGTACGGCTCGGTGTTCCAGCCGCGCACGTCGTCGTACACCGCCACGCGCGGGTACCACTGCGCGATCTCGTACAGCGGCCCGTCGCGCCCCATGCGGTCGGCGCCGTGCTCGGGGACGGCGAAGTGCCAGGCCACGTCGAAGGTGGTGCTCTGCCCGGGCGCCAGCGGCTCGGCCAGGTCCACCTTGGTCATCGTCTCCTGCCCGCGCTGGCGGAGCGGGACGCTGCGCGCGCCGACGACC
This genomic interval from Longimicrobium sp. contains the following:
- a CDS encoding M1 family metallopeptidase, which produces MKILSRAPLLALAAAVLGAGGAAAQSHGSVQDTSLFAPMGLWPSPNEIRTGSGAPGPDYWQNRADYTIRATLDTAAKTVRGEMRLRYTNRSRDTLHFVWFQTEQNAFKSNSLNSYYFPAGSRFGARGFEGGDVIERFNQVVGARSVPLRQRGQETMTKVDLAEPLAPGQSTTFDVAWHFAVPEHGADRMGRDGPLYEIAQWYPRVAVYDDVRGWNTEPYLGQGEFYLEYGNYDLYLTVPAGYIVAGTGLVQNQAEVMTPAQISRLAQARTSATPVHIVTLDELRSGAARPRRTGTLTWHFHADSVRDAVWAASPDYLWDASGWNGKLAMAYYRPTAVDPWRDAADQSRMSIMEYSERWFPYPWPQISAVEGPISGMEYPMVAMEAHSDDVYDLYNVVTHEIGHMWFPMIVGSNERVHMWQDEGFNTFINTFSEARRYPDKGNQMQRALQERQLVERLMQQGVDFTIETPPDRIQPTQLGVAAYYKPSVGLQLLRQEIMGPEAFDDAFRTYVRRWAFRHPTPADFFRTMEDVGGRRLDWFWREWFLENARFDQAVDSVVVDNRGNAQNVTVAFGNRERGVLPIRARFTFSDGSTQEFAYPAEVWAINQRRYIREYSFAGKQLTRIELDPDRRLIDVNRGNNVWTPRGS